The genomic window GTTCTTCTTCAAAATGAGTCATTTGTTCGGCTGTGCCAATGGAAACGCGGATCCACTCTGGCAGTCCGTAGCTTTTGAGTGAGCGTACGATGACTCCCTTCTGCAGGAGAGCGTGAAATACCCGATCTGCATCTTTGACATTCATCATAAGGAAATTAGCGTAGGAAGGGAGGTAAGGGATTTGATTTGCTTCACAGAAATCTCTTAATCGAGCAAGGCCTTGGTGTGTGATATCCTTGGTTTTATTCTGATGCTCAAGATCTTTGAAGCCTTCTAATGCAGCGGCTTGAGCAATGGCATTGACATTGAAGGGTTGTCTTGAGCGTTGTAGTGCCTCGGCAGTGTCTTCTCTGGTAATGCCATAACCGACACGAAGTGCGGCGAGTCCTTGAATTTTAGAAAAAGTTCTTAAAATAATGAGATTGGGAAACTGCTTGAGCCATTCGATGGACGGAGGGGGTTCTTTCAGGAATTCATAGTATGCTTCATCCAATACGCAGATAACATGCTCGGGAAGTGATTCGATAAAAGACTTTAGCTCATTAGTAGGAATGAGTGTCCCGGTTGGGTTATTGGGATTGGCAATGAAGACGAGACGAGTGTTCTGCTTTATTGAGGCCTTCATGGCATCTAGATCATGAGCAAAATTGCGATCAGAAGTTTCAATGAATTCGACATCAAAGAGCTGAGCCATGAGTTTGTAGACGACAAAAGCATAACTACTAGCAATAACACTCGTATGACCTGGGCGAGTGAAAGCATGGTAGGCGAGCTCAATAATTTCGTTAGAACCATTGCCTAAGACTACTTGGCTTTTAGAGAGTTTATTATGCTCCGCGATAGTTTGGCGTAGGTGAAAACCTCCACCATCAGGGTAAATATGAGTTTGCGAAGCCATTTCAGTAATAGCTTTTAGAGCTTTGGGTGATGGACCAAGGGGGTTTTCATTTGATGCAAGCTTTGAAATAGAGGAAGGATCTAGGCCTAGTTCTCTGGCTACATCATCTATGGGTTTGCCCGGTTCATAAGGAACGAGAGCGCTTAAATTCGGGTTGGCTAACTTATTTAATAGCTTTTTCATAAAACTGGAGACAAACGGCTGAAATAATGCCTTAAGCCAGGCATGTTGTCCACTAGATTGACATAGCAAACCAATTAGATATTGTTAATGGTCTAGTATGTCAGAGATTACCCTCCAACCAATTGGTGTGCTTGGATTCATGTCACGTAGACGCATCAGTATCTTACAGCCATTTGGGTCTTTTCATGAGCTAGCTGCCGAACAAATTCTCATTGAGCAAGGTCAAGAACCTAATACTTTATATATCGTCGTGAGTGGTAGACTTGAAGTTTTCAAAACCTTAGAAAGTAACGCAGTGACTCTCGGACAGGTAGAGTCCGGTGATTGCTTGGGCGAAATCAGCCTATTTGAGCCAACCAGCGCAACCGCTACGGTTAAAGCTATAGAAGATTGTGTTTTATGGAGTTTAGGTTTAGAGGGGCTGCATGCCTTTATGGAACAAGAAGCGACTTCTGGAGCTCAATTACTACTTGGTATCACACAGCTTCTAAGTAGGCGCCTCAAATTGGCCAATACGGCAATCGCTGCAAGTCATGTGATGCCAAACCACCTATGCGTGAGACGCCGTCATACAGATAGCCTCGATGCAGAAAATTGGGTGCAAGAAGATAAAAAAGGGTTTGAAAAGCTTACCGGGAAAAAAAATCAGTATAAATTGCCTGATCGAATTAAGTGGTAGGATTCTGTTATCTTTTCATAACCTTTTACTATGGCTAGGCAAGACGTTAAGCTAATAGGACACGACGAGTTTACCCAAATAACTAAGGTGGGAACGTTTACTCTTGCTTGGGAGTCAGAAAAAAAACGGTTTATCTTTCGCAATGTAAATGACTCATTTTCTGATCTTTTATCAGTTCCTTCAAAATATATAGTCGGACGTGATATTTTATCTGCTCTACCTATAACTTTTGCAGCGGACTTTGAAGGGTGTTGCCTTGAATCCCATACCCAAGCTAAGGAGACCGTGCACCGCCTATGTTACCGTTTTGATTCTGGTGAAATTTGGCTCTTATTTCATCTTACTCCCGCTAATGAAAGTCAGAGCTTTCCAGGGTTGCTAGGAATTTGTCTAGATGTGACTCACATTATGCGCGCGCAAAATACGCTTTCGCAGACCGATGAATTAGCTGCGTATGTATCCACAGCACTTAACCGCTTTTCAAATCCTATACTTATTGCCCAACGGATGAGTGACGAGTTTTGTGTTATTCATATCAATCAAGCCTTTACAGCTCAATTAGGCTATGTATCAGGTGAAGTGGTTGGCAGAGATCCGTTTTTTTTGTTATTCCGCAAAGGGCTTGTTTTTTTTCAAAGCCAGATGACACACTTAGATGATGAAGGCGTTAGTTTTTCCCAGCGCGCGATATGTTATTCTCAAGCAGGTAATAAGGCAATTTGGAGGGTGGTTTTTGAACCTATTCGGGAGAAAGACCTGAGAATGAGTGGGATTAGGATAAGGCTATACGCAACCGATCAGGATGAAGGAGAGTCTGCGGTAGAGGAGATTTTAAGTCCAGAAGACCACAGCAAGGAAGAGCGCATCGCTTTATCTGATGTGGCCTATGGTATCTCTTCAGACTTTAAGCAATTAGTCAGCATGATCGAGAATCATCTAGAACTGCTTAAGCCCATACCTGAAAAGACAGCACTTTGTTGCCTGGAATTTTGTCGCAAGGCAGTGGAATCAGCTAGTGAGTCTCTAGTAGATCTCTTAAAAAGCGTGCCACAGGAGCTTGAAGTTCATAGTAGCACTGTGCAGATTGGAACTCAAACGAGGAACATATCACTTGATATAGAAAATCAAACAGCTAAGGAGGATCTCTATGCTCTTATTGTGGTGACCGAGCGCATGATTCAATTAATGATAGATGATGCCCTGGCTGGAAAAGGGTTTCGAACCAAAATTGCATCCTCAGGTAAGAATGCAATTGAGTCACTGAAAGAGAGTGATGAGTTTCCTCATGTGATTGTCGTGGATTACCAGCTAGTAGATATGACAGGTTTAAATTTTGTTCGTGAAGTTCGTCAGCATAATTTCGAGCAACAATTTGTCATGGTTACTAGCTATATGCGTGACGAAAAAGCATTGGAATTGAGGAAAGAAAAACTAATTACGCTTTTTAAGCCTTTTGCGGCAAAGCAGCTACTCAAGGCTGTGCACAAGGCGTTACAAAATAGTGCTCAAAAGGAATAGTCTATGAAAAGTCCTGCTCGCTCTATTGCCTTGACCAGCCAAAGCTAGCTATTCTACTGTTGGATTTTAATAGAGCCGAATGATGTCAAAGAAGTAGAATGTGATGTATAGCTTGAGCGATAAGGAAAACAGAGTTGAAGAAGATGTATCCAAACGTTACATATTGGGGAGATTCTGTGATTCTTGTGGCCAAAATGTTGCGCAGATCTTTAAATCTCTATTGCACCACTCGGGTTAGATTACTGATAAGTGGCAATCGTATTATTTTTAAATTCAAATTATAGGATGGAGTAGATCATGAGCTGGTACTATCAAAAAGGTCAGGAGCAAGCGGGACCTGTAGATGAGAAAGAGGTTCTTCGCTTAGCAAGCACGGGCGAAATTAATGATCTAACCTTGGTTTGGAAAGAGGGGATGAGTGGATGGAAGTCCTATGTAGAAGTAAAAGATACCTTTGACTCCTCCGATGGAAATAGCATTCAAAGTTCACAGGGTGAGATGGTTACTTGTAGTGTATCCGGTAAATCTGTTCCTAAGAGAGAGGCGATTGAATTAAATGGACGTTGGGTTTCGGCTGAACATAAGAATGAGGCGCTTGAGAGAATCAAGTCTGGCGTTGGATTAGATGAAGGGATTTATAACTATATCGGCTTTTGGTGGCGAGTATTGGCCAGGCTCGTAGATGGTATTATCACATCAATTGTATCTTACGCTCTTATGTTTCTATTAGCTATACCTTTTGGCGTGGCGGGTTTTGCAAGCAATTTAATTGGACAAAGCAGTGATGCATCTGCAGGCACCGTGGGTATATATTTTATCATTCAATTGGTGTGTTCTTTAGGCATACCTATGGCCTATGAGGTCTTTTTGATTGGTAAATTTGGTGCGACTATAGGAAAAAAACTTATTGGAGCAAAAGTGATACGTTCGGATGGATCTAAGTTGACTTATATGCGAGCTTTCGGTCGGTACTGGGGTATTATGCTAAGTGGTATTATTCTGTATATTGGATATATTATGGTTGCCTTTGATCGTGAGAAACGTGGATTGCATGATAAATTATGCGATACTCTAGTGGTGAGAAATAATTGATAGATTTTCTTTCTGCGCAGGCTGTAGTTTTATGGATGTATGGGCGAGCTACTGAAATGTCGAAAATGTGGGGTTTTACTTAAAGGTGGTAGTATCCTAGATGGCAGCTATGAAGCGTGCCCAAGCTGTCAGGCAAGTAGTCGTTTAAAAGTATACCCAGCCTATTTTGATAAAATTGAAAAGGGAAAATTAGGTCAGAAAGCACTAGGTGACAAGGAAGCTACTTGTTATTTCCATCCGGATCGCAAAGCGGTCGCTATTTGTGATGAATGCGGCAAATTCGTATGCGAGCTATGTGCAATTCCAGATCCCTTGGCAAATGATGGAGCTTCTGAAGGGGTTTTATGTCCAGAGTGCTATAGCCGTAAACTAGAATCTTCCGGTCGTAGAGGCGGAAGGGAGGAAGTCTTTTTATACGATGGTATGGCAGTCAGTCTGGCTGTTGTTCCCCTTATACCCCCTATTTGTATTATTATGTATTGGGCAATTATCTTTACTGCACCAGCGGCATTATTTCTCTCGATAGCTTATTGGGGTAAGACTAGACATTTTATGCCTAGATCCAAGATTCGTAATATCGTGGCAATAGTATTCTCACTTCTCCAGGTGCTTTTCCTCATAGGCATAGTTGTACTCATAGTGACAAGCTTAACATTCGGTGAAATGGGGTCATGAGCTATACGAAACTTAAAATTAAAGGGGCATCTATGCAAAGTCTCTTGAGTGTCCGCAAATCTAATCTATGGCTTGAGGAAGATCATTTTTTACATGTGGAAGGTAGAGGTCTCATTTTCACCTTTTGGGAGCACTACCAAAGGCTATATTTTGAAAATATCAAAGGCATCATTATCTTAACTACGAAATTGTACTTGATACATAGCGTTAGTTATAGCTTGATCGGGTTGTTTTTTTTACTCTTAGGTGTGGGCTCGAGCTTATTAGTATCTGATAATTTGACAAAATGGATAGTTATCTTGGTAGTTGGTGCTATCGGTACATTGTTTTTAATAAGAGGTATATTTATTGGGCTTTTTCGAAAGAGCTGTAAGTTTTTGATTCTTACTAATGTAGCAGCAATAGAAATACCCTCTCTAAATACGATGCGTGTTGCTGAGAATACCGAGAAAATCTTGTCAGGATTTATAGAGAAAGCGCAAGGTAAGCTGGACCAAGAGGGTTTAAAAAAGGTCATAGAGATTGAAAAAAGTGATCTTTAGAATTTCAATCATTATATTTTGATGTATGAGACAGAAGCCTCCAGCCAATTTCTCAATTCTAAGTGAAGCTAATACGTTAGGTAGAAGTATTGCCTCAACAAGATGCTTTATTCATGAGGACCGAGAGGCGGTGGCTAAGTGTATAGAGTGTCATAATTTTTTCTGCAGTGAATGTGTGGTGGATTACGAGGGACGGATGCTTTGTAACCACTGTCTGGCTGAAATTGTAGCTAAGCATAAGGATGAAGAGAAAACAGGGTCACGATGGGGCGTTCTAGCAAAAGGGTCAGGATTAGTTCTATCCATCATTCTTTTATGGGTTTTATTTTCAGGAGTAGGATTTCTTATCCAGGCTATTCCAGATAATTTTCATGAAGGTGGCTTTGTGAATAAAAGCCAGGGAAATTAGAATGCTTAAAAAGAACAGGCTTCAAAGTGTGACAAAAGATGGTGGGTGGTTAGAGCGTCGTCTTGGAGGAAGCTTAAATTTAGTAGAAGAGGGTTTCCATCTTATTAAGGCATCATCCGTCGAAAGTTGGGTAACTTATCTTCTAGGCACCCTCCCTTTCCTTCTGGCGTTAATTTATTTTTGGGGTGATTTAGTATATAGGCCTAAGATAGAAACAAGCGAAATATTAGGCATGGCAGGAACGCTTTCTCTTCTATACATATGGATGAAGGTATGGCATTCCGTTTATACAATGCGCTTACTGGAGGATTATACTGATGAGAAGCATGCTAAATTGACAGCGGAGGAATGGAGGCGAATCATTTTTTCTCAAGGCATTGTTCAACCCACTTCCTGGATTATATTGCCAACCGCTATTTTATTGCTCTTTCCATTTGGCTGGTGTTACGCCTTCTATCATAATTTTAATATTATAGGCGGTAAAGTTCGAGCAATTTCTAATAAGCAAACGGAATCATTATGGACTGATTTGAAGAGATCATGGGCTATGGCTATGGCTCGTCACAAAGAAAATCATTTACTAATATGGATGGTAAGTCCTTATTTAATGGTGCTTAGCGCGGTTTTAGTGCTTGCTACTATCTATGCTCTGCAATTGATTTATATAGAAGAATTACGGTTACTAGCCGCGTTAATGATGGTTTGGATATGGATATTGGCAGGGGTATTGATTCTTATGGTTCCGGTTGCCGCTGCCGTGGCTATTAATATAGCAAGCGTAATCATAGTAGGACCTATGCTCGTGAAAATTTTATTTGGAATAGAGAGCTCATTTACGATGAGCGGGACTAACTTTTTTTCAACAACTTTTGTCGTGATTGTTTGTGCTTTGACTTTTTTAGTTATGGAGCCTCTTGTAAAAGCTGCTTATGTTTTACGCATATATAGAGAGTCGTCTAAAAAAACGGGACGAGATCTTTTAGTAAATTTGCATAAAGTAAAAAAGAAAAAATCTGCAATTCAAGGACAGGTATGAGGGCAGGATTTACTTATCATTTGATTTTATTAGGAGTGATCCTTTTTCTTTCAATTTCATGTGCACTATCTCAAATCGAAAAGAATAATGAAATTGTTTATCAGGAGCGTAGTGAGCTAAGTAACTCTGAGCTAGAAAAGGCTATAGAAAAGACTCTTACACAGAGAAGATATTTATGGAACAAAGTGGAGAAGCAAAGTCTCCTAGAAGATGTTGACGAGAGCAATTGGTTTTTATTCTGGATAAAAAATTCACTAGAGTGGGTTAAAAATAAGTGGAAGGAATGGAATCATATGCTTAGACAATTGGTAGAAAGTTGGTTTGAAAGACTTGGTGGATCTCATAATTCTCGAGATAGGAACCCTGCGGATCCCGTATTTTTTATCAAGTTTTTTGCTTTTATTATCTTAGCACTATTTATCAGTTGGATGGTGTACTATTGGTTTAAGCATAGAAAACACATTACACTCTCTATTGACGAAGATCAGTCAGCCGAGACTGTTTCCATTCCCGATTTAGAAGATGAAGATATTTCTCCTGATCAATTACCAAGTGATGAATGGGCGAAATTAGCTGAGGAAATGTTTGAGAAGAGAGAGATGAGACTAGGACTTAGGGCTCTATTTCTGTCTTTATTGGCTCAATTAGGCCATACGAATTTCATTCAGATTCGTGCATCAAAATCAAATAGAGATTATCTCATGGAGCTAGAGCGCCGGTTTAAGAATAAAGGCAATATGATTCAATCCTTCAGGCATAATATCCAGATGATTGAAATGATTTGGTATGGGGATCATCTTGTTACAGAGACGATGATTGATTCTTTTAAAAAGAATAGCAGCATCATTCAACTAGGTGCCAAGAGCTAAAAATGAAGTCACGACTATTTCTGGTGGGGCTATTGTTATTATTGCTCTTCGGTATCATTGAGTTCTTTAGTCTAAGCTTTGAGTCTGGAGATATTTATCCTGAGTATTCATCTTTTCGATCAGATCTTAAGGGCACTCGCGTGCTTTTTGATTCTTTACAAGCGGTAAACATCTCTGCAGAACGCAATTTTATTAAACTAGGAAGTTATATGCCTGGTTATGAAGGGTCATGTGTAATCGTTTGTGGAGTGCATGAAAACAATTTCGATATGATTCCGGAAAATTTATTTCAAGAACTTGAAGCTAGGATAAGCAAAGGTTGGAGGCTAATTGTTACTTTGCCAGGAGGGGACTATAGAATTAGTTCTCAAGAAAAGAACGAGGAACAACCTAACCAAGATGATTCGCGCAAGGATCAAACAGAGGAAGTTAGTCATACTGGATCTTTTCAAGAAGGTGAAAAAAAGTTGAATGGTAGAGATGAAATTCAAAGGAAGGAGTCCAATAATAAAAGAGATTCAAGGCCAACCTTGTATGAGCGTAATTTATCTGTTTGGCTAGAATGGAATGCTGCTATAAAAAATCTCCCAACAAAGGCCTTGCCTGATGAAGAACAGAATTTCTTAGTTTCTAAGCTTTCTCAATCTTACAAACTAAAAACTAGCAGCGAGAGTATTGCCTTGCCACAAGAGATTGCTTGGTATTCAAATCGTTATTTCGACTTAATGACGGAGGGGGAAGAAGAAAGTGTGGAGGTTCGAGATCTTTGGAATATTGTCTATGAAATAGAAGGCTATCCAGTTGTAATTGAGAGACCGATCGGCTCAGGCAGCGTGGTGCTGGCTTCAGATTCTTATTTTTTGAGTAATGAAGCCCTAGCTAATGAGAGAAATGTAAACTTAATCTTATGGATAATGGATAACAAGGAGCAGGTGATTTTTGATGAAGTACACCATGGAGTGCAAAGGACATTGGGTATTTTTAATTTATTTGAGCGTTTTCGGGTAGAGGGTTTTCTTCTAGGTGTGATGATTGTTTTTGTTTTATTTCTATGGAAGAGAATGACGAGTCTTGTTGTGCAAGATGAGCGCTTCTATGGATGGCAAGTAGAGAATATTGTCAGTGGAAGAGACGCTATCTCGGGGTTGGTCCATCTATTAAAGCGTAATATAGCGAGGAAGGATTTATTAAATGTTTGTGTGCGGGAGTGGCTGATGACTGCCAGCGTTTGCCGCAAGGGTAAGGATATAGTGGGAGGTAAGCGAGACATATCCCAAGATGTTAATGAAGAACTATTTAAGTTGGCGAAACTAGGGAAAAATAGTAAATCGCTAAAGGGTATAGCAGATGAGGACTTAAAAGAGTGCTACAACCAAATTAAGAAAAAAGTTGCCATCAAAGTCTAGTTTAATAATAAAAGGTCAAATTATGAATGAATATGTAGAACAGTTAAAAGAAACGTTATCACGGGCTAAGCAAGAGGTTGGTAAAGTTATTATTGGGCAGGAATCTGTCATAGACTATTGTTTGATTGTTATTTTTACCGGAAACCATGCTCTGATAGAGGGAGTGCCTGGAGTTGCCAAAACTCTTTTAGTTCGAACTTTAGCAAAAGTATTAGGCGGCGATTTTTCTAGGATTCAGTTCACTCCTGATCTGATGCCTGCGGATATCACTGGCACCGAGGTATTCAATATGAAGACCAATGAGTTTGATTTTCATATGGGGCCAATATTCACCTCCTTTCTATTAGCAGATGAGATAAATAGGGCTCCAGCAAAAACACAGTCAGCGCTGTTACAAGCTATGCAAGAGTGGGTGGTCTCTATTAGTCGAAAAACGTATACCTTACCCGAAAATTTTACAGTTTTCGCAACGCAAAACCCGGTTGAATATGAAGGCACTTATCCCTTACCAGAAGCTCAAAAAGATAGATTTATGCTGAAAATCGACATGGATTACCCAGAACATGAAGACGAAATGGAGTTAGCCAAGAGGATGCTTGGAGACGAGACCCCAGAAAAGGTATTGAATGGGAATCAAGTACATTCGGTTATTTCAATAGAGGACTTGAGTCAATGCCGGCACAGTCTACAAGCCATTGTCATGCGAGAAGATCTTGTTGATTATGTGGTGAAAGTAGTACGAGCTACACGTGAGCATGCTGCAGTATTAACAGGTGCAGGGCCTAGAGCGACTCAAGCCTTAATAGCAGCAAGTCGAGGGATTGCCGCTTTAAACGGAAATGATTTTGTAAGCCCAGATGATATTCGTAGTATTGCTCAAGCCGTTCTTGTACATCGTGTCATTGTGAGGCCTGAATACGAAATAGAGGGTCTGACATCAGCTGATGTCATTAAAAAAATATTAACGGATGTTCCTGTGCCCAGATGATTGCTCCTCAGACAAGGCTCATCTTGGCTGCAACAGTTGTGATTATTCCGAGTCTGGGATTATGGGCTTTAGTGTCAGACCCATTAATTCAGACCCTGACTCTAACGGTTTTAGTGATGTTTTTTATGTTGCTAATTATCGACGCTATGAAGGTTTGGTATGTTCCACGGCAAATCAAAGTACAACCCATTACGGAGCTGCAACGGTTAGTTTTAGAGCATGAGGGAGTTCTAACCTTTTTGTGTACGTGGGAAGAAGAGAAAAATAAAAAATCTTCTTTTAAAATGGGCCTTAAAGTTCCTCCCAGTTTAGTGATCTCTCATGCTGGTCAGATTGTAGAATTTGAGGAAAGTGTTAAACAGGTGGAAGTTAGATTATCTTGTCAGCCATTTGAAAGAGGTAGCTTT from Verrucomicrobiota bacterium includes these protein-coding regions:
- a CDS encoding MoxR family ATPase; this translates as MNEYVEQLKETLSRAKQEVGKVIIGQESVIDYCLIVIFTGNHALIEGVPGVAKTLLVRTLAKVLGGDFSRIQFTPDLMPADITGTEVFNMKTNEFDFHMGPIFTSFLLADEINRAPAKTQSALLQAMQEWVVSISRKTYTLPENFTVFATQNPVEYEGTYPLPEAQKDRFMLKIDMDYPEHEDEMELAKRMLGDETPEKVLNGNQVHSVISIEDLSQCRHSLQAIVMREDLVDYVVKVVRATREHAAVLTGAGPRATQALIAASRGIAALNGNDFVSPDDIRSIAQAVLVHRVIVRPEYEIEGLTSADVIKKILTDVPVPR
- a CDS encoding cyclic nucleotide-binding domain-containing protein yields the protein MSEITLQPIGVLGFMSRRRISILQPFGSFHELAAEQILIEQGQEPNTLYIVVSGRLEVFKTLESNAVTLGQVESGDCLGEISLFEPTSATATVKAIEDCVLWSLGLEGLHAFMEQEATSGAQLLLGITQLLSRRLKLANTAIAASHVMPNHLCVRRRHTDSLDAENWVQEDKKGFEKLTGKKNQYKLPDRIKW
- the hisC gene encoding histidinol-phosphate transaminase yields the protein MKKLLNKLANPNLSALVPYEPGKPIDDVARELGLDPSSISKLASNENPLGPSPKALKAITEMASQTHIYPDGGGFHLRQTIAEHNKLSKSQVVLGNGSNEIIELAYHAFTRPGHTSVIASSYAFVVYKLMAQLFDVEFIETSDRNFAHDLDAMKASIKQNTRLVFIANPNNPTGTLIPTNELKSFIESLPEHVICVLDEAYYEFLKEPPPSIEWLKQFPNLIILRTFSKIQGLAALRVGYGITREDTAEALQRSRQPFNVNAIAQAAALEGFKDLEHQNKTKDITHQGLARLRDFCEANQIPYLPSYANFLMMNVKDADRVFHALLQKGVIVRSLKSYGLPEWIRVSIGTAEQMTHFEEELVSCINE
- a CDS encoding RDD family protein; protein product: MSWYYQKGQEQAGPVDEKEVLRLASTGEINDLTLVWKEGMSGWKSYVEVKDTFDSSDGNSIQSSQGEMVTCSVSGKSVPKREAIELNGRWVSAEHKNEALERIKSGVGLDEGIYNYIGFWWRVLARLVDGIITSIVSYALMFLLAIPFGVAGFASNLIGQSSDASAGTVGIYFIIQLVCSLGIPMAYEVFLIGKFGATIGKKLIGAKVIRSDGSKLTYMRAFGRYWGIMLSGIILYIGYIMVAFDREKRGLHDKLCDTLVVRNN
- a CDS encoding response regulator, coding for MARQDVKLIGHDEFTQITKVGTFTLAWESEKKRFIFRNVNDSFSDLLSVPSKYIVGRDILSALPITFAADFEGCCLESHTQAKETVHRLCYRFDSGEIWLLFHLTPANESQSFPGLLGICLDVTHIMRAQNTLSQTDELAAYVSTALNRFSNPILIAQRMSDEFCVIHINQAFTAQLGYVSGEVVGRDPFFLLFRKGLVFFQSQMTHLDDEGVSFSQRAICYSQAGNKAIWRVVFEPIREKDLRMSGIRIRLYATDQDEGESAVEEILSPEDHSKEERIALSDVAYGISSDFKQLVSMIENHLELLKPIPEKTALCCLEFCRKAVESASESLVDLLKSVPQELEVHSSTVQIGTQTRNISLDIENQTAKEDLYALIVVTERMIQLMIDDALAGKGFRTKIASSGKNAIESLKESDEFPHVIVVDYQLVDMTGLNFVREVRQHNFEQQFVMVTSYMRDEKALELRKEKLITLFKPFAAKQLLKAVHKALQNSAQKE